ctgtgccaggtttcatgctcttgatagcgactcgtacttccgaagggagaatccgtggtggagcttcgccagtggggatgattgggcttgacacaggagtggatgaacggaaaaggttcgagtagaacctctccgtaatgatttccatcccacgacgagaagacgtgcgagtcccgtcttcgctcagcaaggttgctagcggaacattatattcgcggagatccctgcggcacttctttagactcgttcttctttgtgctgcttctagaatcttcttctgcctgtagatcctcctgcaacgcttttctgcagctagtgtttgctactaaccgctcaatgtgcgatgcattcggatcaagcctcaaagcccttcttcttcctaacaattccttggtggtcttcgaaattcgatccaagtttgtcgtgcgcgacttcgaggcacgttcagcacaggctcgtaatcctctgagcagcatctcgtagtccacgtttgggtcctcctcgatgtgccagtcaccttgggacagggagtcctcgagtacgcaatcgtcgtagacgacttctttctccttcgttgccgatagcagatgttcttttccatcgtgtggctaagtcgtattttcgcacgaaggagacggtgatcagaaccactacaaaaggatggtactactgagacgtcaagtagacaccacctccggttggtgagtatgtggtcgatctccgcacgagtcgcgccattggacgattcccatgtccaccgacgatgatctttttcatggaaagagagttcccatgaaagaggcgagcggcggacacagcccggcgagacgattgccattttcattccggccctagtccaaatcttccaatcctgtatttcTCTGTGGTCTCTAGTTgcttgaagtctccgacaacgaatttgtaaaaggac
The Necator americanus strain Aroian chromosome I, whole genome shotgun sequence genome window above contains:
- a CDS encoding hypothetical protein (NECATOR_CHRI.G2827.T1); this translates as MGIVQWRDSCGDRPHTHQPEPHDGKEHLLSATKEKEVVYDDCVLEDSLSQGDWHIEEDPNVDYEMLLRGLRACAERASKSRTTNLDRISKTTKELLGRRRALRLDPNASHIERQKKILEAAQRRTSLKKCRRDLREYNVPLATLLSEDGTRTSSRRGMEIITERFYSNLFRSSTPVSSPIIPTGEAPPRILPSEVRVAIKSMKPGTAPDLILFQQTFFGLVAIRFM